One Streptomyces sp. B21-105 genomic region harbors:
- the yjfF gene encoding galactofuranose ABC transporter, permease protein YjfF translates to MSATTQSPTASDSRTPSKVARLLGDRRLPVGVTALLFLVMYGVGLGRYQFYGFAEPQVFLNLFIDNGYLLVAAVGVTFVILSGGIDLSVGSMIGFTTMFTAWLVERQGLPIVVVIPMALAVGAFGGFLMGYVIHNFEIQPFIVTLAGLFLFRGLCLVISKESISISDGSVSSMAQTQVQLGMGFVSIGAIVSLVVLAVAFYVLHYTRFGRRVYAVGGNEQSAMLMGLPQGGTKIAVYTVSGFCSALAGLLFTLYIQSGDPLHATGMELDAIAAVVIGGTLLTGGSGYVLGTLFGVLVLGLIKSIIQFEGTLSSWWTKIATGVLLCAFILVQRFMTTRKKG, encoded by the coding sequence ATGAGCGCGACCACCCAGAGCCCCACGGCCTCCGACAGCCGTACCCCGTCCAAGGTCGCGCGCCTGCTCGGCGACCGGCGGCTGCCCGTCGGCGTGACGGCCCTGCTCTTCCTCGTGATGTACGGGGTGGGCCTCGGCCGCTACCAGTTCTACGGGTTCGCCGAACCGCAGGTCTTCCTGAACCTGTTCATCGACAACGGCTACCTGCTGGTCGCCGCGGTCGGCGTCACGTTCGTGATCCTGTCCGGCGGCATCGACCTCTCCGTCGGGTCGATGATCGGCTTCACGACGATGTTCACGGCCTGGCTGGTGGAGCGCCAGGGGCTGCCGATCGTCGTCGTGATCCCCATGGCGCTGGCGGTGGGGGCCTTCGGCGGCTTCCTGATGGGCTATGTGATCCACAACTTCGAGATCCAGCCCTTCATCGTGACCCTCGCCGGCCTCTTCCTCTTCCGCGGTCTGTGCCTGGTCATCAGCAAGGAGTCGATCTCGATCAGCGACGGCTCGGTGAGCAGCATGGCCCAGACGCAGGTGCAGCTGGGGATGGGCTTCGTGTCGATCGGCGCGATCGTCTCGCTGGTGGTCCTCGCCGTGGCGTTCTACGTCCTGCACTACACGCGCTTCGGACGCCGGGTGTACGCCGTCGGCGGCAACGAGCAGTCGGCCATGCTGATGGGCCTCCCGCAGGGCGGCACGAAGATCGCCGTGTACACGGTGAGCGGGTTCTGCTCGGCGCTCGCCGGTCTCCTCTTCACCCTCTACATCCAGTCCGGCGACCCGCTGCACGCGACGGGCATGGAGCTCGACGCGATCGCCGCGGTCGTCATCGGCGGCACGCTGCTGACCGGCGGCTCCGGCTATGTGCTGGGCACCCTGTTCGGCGTGCTGGTGCTCGGCCTCATCAAGAGCATCATCCAGTTCGAGGGCACGCTGAGCTCCTGGTGGACGAAGATCGCCACCGGTGTGCTGCTGTGCGCGTTCATCCTGGTCCAGCGCTTCATGACGACCCGGAAGAAGGGCTGA
- a CDS encoding ATP-binding protein, which translates to MSRHQSRQRRFPRTRASVRAARAFVQQVLTDWGCVDRLDDIKLCASELATNALLHGVPPGRQYCLTLTLDGPLLRLAVRDTGDRPAPPAPPTEDGCSGRGLYLARELSDDLGVTEHAVGKTVWVTFKTDGGALLSPDG; encoded by the coding sequence CTGTCCCGGCACCAGTCACGGCAACGCCGTTTCCCTCGCACGCGCGCCTCCGTACGGGCCGCACGCGCGTTCGTCCAGCAGGTCCTCACGGACTGGGGCTGCGTCGACCGGCTCGACGACATCAAGCTGTGCGCGTCGGAACTCGCCACGAACGCCCTGCTGCACGGCGTGCCCCCGGGCAGGCAGTACTGCCTGACGCTGACCCTCGACGGCCCGCTGCTGCGGCTCGCGGTGCGCGACACCGGCGACCGGCCCGCGCCCCCGGCCCCGCCGACCGAGGACGGCTGCTCGGGCCGGGGCCTGTACCTGGCCCGGGAGCTGTCGGACGACCTGGGCGTCACCGAGCACGCCGTCGGCAAGACGGTGTGGGTCACGTTCAAGACGGACGGCGGGGCCCTCCTGTCGCCGGACGGGTGA
- a CDS encoding ABC transporter substrate-binding protein encodes MLSRRNFLTVAVGVAAAGGLTACAKEDGSSSDSSSSGGSKTITLGFSQVGSESGWRSANTDSVKSAAKEAGYKLQFSDAQQKQENQISAIRSYITQKVDVIAFSPVVVTGWDAVLKEAKAAKIPVVLTDRSVETSDDSLFVTLVGSDFTDEGRRAAKILDKVIAKAGLKGPVKIAQLEGTTGAAPAIERAKGFKEVMDAEHKDWKIVVSQTGDFTRAGGKQVMAAFLQSNPDVNVLFAHNDDMAIGAIQSIEAAGKKPGKDILIVSIDGVKDGFVAMSEGKINAIVECNPLLGPQLMDVVKKVKNGETVERWIKTKEGDFMQDQAKDALPTRKY; translated from the coding sequence ATGCTCAGCAGAAGGAACTTCCTCACCGTCGCGGTCGGCGTGGCGGCGGCCGGCGGCCTCACCGCCTGCGCCAAGGAGGACGGCAGCTCCTCCGACTCCTCCTCCTCCGGCGGCAGCAAGACGATCACGCTGGGCTTCTCCCAGGTCGGTTCGGAGAGCGGCTGGCGCAGCGCCAACACGGACTCCGTGAAGTCCGCGGCCAAGGAGGCCGGTTACAAGCTGCAGTTCTCCGACGCGCAGCAGAAGCAGGAGAACCAGATCTCCGCGATCCGCAGCTACATCACCCAGAAGGTCGACGTCATCGCCTTCTCGCCGGTGGTCGTCACCGGCTGGGACGCGGTCCTCAAGGAGGCCAAGGCCGCGAAGATCCCGGTCGTCCTCACCGACCGCTCCGTGGAGACCTCCGACGACTCCCTGTTCGTCACGCTCGTCGGTTCCGACTTCACCGACGAGGGCCGCCGCGCCGCCAAGATCCTCGACAAGGTCATCGCCAAGGCCGGCCTCAAGGGCCCGGTGAAGATCGCCCAGCTGGAGGGCACCACCGGCGCCGCCCCGGCGATCGAGCGCGCCAAGGGCTTCAAGGAGGTCATGGACGCCGAGCACAAGGACTGGAAGATCGTCGTCAGCCAGACCGGTGACTTCACCCGCGCCGGCGGCAAGCAGGTCATGGCGGCCTTCCTGCAGTCCAACCCGGACGTCAACGTCCTGTTCGCGCACAACGACGACATGGCCATCGGCGCCATCCAGTCCATCGAGGCGGCCGGCAAGAAGCCCGGCAAGGACATCCTGATCGTCTCGATCGACGGCGTGAAGGACGGCTTCGTGGCCATGTCCGAGGGCAAGATCAACGCCATCGTCGAGTGCAACCCGCTCCTCGGCCCCCAGCTGATGGACGTCGTGAAGAAGGTCAAGAACGGCGAGACGGTCGAGCGCTGGATCAAGACCAAGGAGGGCGACTTCATGCAGGACCAGGCCAAGGACGCGCTCCCGACCCGCAAGTACTGA
- a CDS encoding sugar ABC transporter ATP-binding protein codes for MAEPRPVLEMAGIVKEFPGVRALSGVDFRLFPGEIHALMGENGAGKSTLIKVLTGVYSLDGGTITLDGASVRIASPLQAQQAGISTVYQEVNLCSNLSVAENIFIGREPTRMGRIQWKRLRQEAAELVDRLGLDIDVSAPLSSYPLAVQQLVAIVRSLNTGGGDGPGTKVLILDEPTSSLDRDEVLQLFALMGRLKDEGVAILFVSHFLDQIYEICDRMTVLRNGTLVGEHMVSDLDQVGLVQLMLGKAMGQLDELQEQQQRAEAGETLLRAEGLGKTGGIEPFDLEIKKGEVIGLAGLLGSGRTELARLLFGADQADSGKVSIDGKQISMSAPNDAIGAGVAFCSENRKSEGLVPDLTVRENIILALQASRGWTRPIPAAQRDELVAKYIKALDIRPANPEARVGKLSGGNQQKVLLARWLITQPKLLILDEPTRGIDIGAKAEIQKLVVSLSEDGMSVLYIAAELEEVLRLSHTIGVLRDRRLVAQIANGPEITTSRILETIASGEHQ; via the coding sequence ATGGCAGAGCCGCGGCCCGTCCTGGAGATGGCGGGCATAGTCAAGGAGTTCCCGGGGGTACGGGCTCTGTCGGGCGTCGACTTCCGGCTCTTTCCCGGCGAGATCCACGCGCTGATGGGCGAGAACGGGGCGGGCAAGTCCACCCTGATCAAGGTGCTGACCGGGGTCTACTCCCTGGACGGCGGCACGATCACGCTGGACGGCGCGTCCGTGCGCATCGCCAGCCCGCTGCAGGCCCAGCAGGCCGGCATCAGCACGGTCTACCAGGAGGTCAACCTCTGCTCCAACCTGTCGGTGGCGGAGAACATCTTCATCGGCCGTGAACCCACCCGCATGGGCCGCATCCAGTGGAAGCGGCTGCGCCAGGAGGCGGCGGAGCTGGTGGACCGGCTCGGCCTCGACATCGACGTCTCCGCGCCGCTGTCGTCGTACCCGCTGGCCGTGCAGCAACTGGTCGCGATCGTACGGTCGTTGAACACCGGCGGCGGCGACGGACCGGGCACCAAGGTGCTCATCCTCGACGAGCCGACGTCCAGCCTCGACCGCGACGAGGTCCTGCAACTGTTCGCGCTGATGGGGCGGTTGAAGGACGAGGGCGTGGCGATCCTGTTCGTGTCGCACTTCCTCGACCAGATCTACGAGATCTGCGACCGGATGACGGTGCTGCGCAACGGCACCCTCGTCGGCGAGCACATGGTGAGCGACCTCGACCAGGTCGGCCTGGTCCAGCTCATGCTCGGCAAGGCCATGGGCCAGCTCGACGAGCTCCAGGAGCAGCAGCAGCGCGCCGAAGCGGGCGAGACGCTGCTGCGCGCGGAAGGCCTCGGCAAGACCGGCGGTATCGAGCCGTTCGACCTGGAGATCAAGAAGGGCGAGGTCATCGGGCTCGCCGGCCTGCTCGGTTCGGGACGCACCGAACTCGCCCGGCTGCTCTTCGGCGCCGACCAGGCGGACAGCGGCAAGGTGTCCATCGACGGCAAGCAGATCTCGATGAGCGCCCCGAACGACGCGATCGGCGCGGGCGTCGCGTTCTGCTCCGAGAACCGCAAGAGCGAGGGCCTGGTCCCCGACCTCACCGTGCGGGAGAACATCATCCTGGCCCTGCAGGCCTCACGCGGCTGGACCCGGCCCATCCCGGCCGCCCAGCGCGACGAACTGGTCGCCAAGTACATCAAAGCCCTGGACATCCGCCCCGCCAACCCCGAGGCCAGGGTGGGCAAGCTCAGCGGCGGCAACCAGCAGAAGGTGCTGCTGGCCCGCTGGCTGATCACCCAGCCGAAGCTGCTGATCCTGGACGAGCCGACGCGCGGCATCGACATCGGCGCGAAGGCGGAGATCCAGAAGCTCGTCGTCTCCCTCTCCGAGGACGGGATGTCCGTGCTGTACATCGCGGCCGAGCTGGAGGAGGTTCTCCGGCTCAGTCACACCATCGGAGTGCTGCGCGACCGCCGGCTGGTGGCGCAGATCGCCAACGGGCCCGAGATCACCACGAGCCGGATCCTGGAGACCATCGCGAGCGGAGAGCACCAGTGA
- a CDS encoding LacI family DNA-binding transcriptional regulator, giving the protein MAHTRLRPPTMADVARQAGVSHQTVSRVLGDHPNVREETRARVLRAIEEMGYRRNFSARALATRRTRTLGVVASDTTLHGPASTLFALEEAARSEGYLVSTVSLRKLTMETLSEALDHLSEGGVEGVVAIAPQRSAVDALSELRHPFPVVIVGGGSGVEIPSVSVDQHLGARLATGHLLAAGHRSVWHLAGPEEWQEAADRAAGWRATLEEAGVEPPMTLCGDWSPLSGYRAGQELAGWVGRGLTAVFAANDQMALGVLRALREAGVRTPQDVAVVGFDDIPESEYFAPPLTTVRQDFAAVGRRGIALLLELIEGHPPATVPRIAIEPQLVVRASTFPQAVQSEGAPR; this is encoded by the coding sequence GTGGCACACACCAGGCTTCGGCCGCCCACCATGGCCGACGTGGCACGCCAGGCCGGCGTGTCCCACCAGACCGTGTCCCGTGTGCTGGGGGATCACCCCAACGTGCGGGAGGAGACACGGGCCAGAGTGCTCCGGGCGATCGAGGAGATGGGCTATCGCCGCAACTTCTCCGCACGGGCCCTGGCGACCCGGCGCACCCGGACGCTGGGCGTGGTCGCCTCCGACACCACCCTCCACGGGCCGGCCAGCACGCTGTTCGCGCTCGAAGAGGCGGCGCGTTCCGAGGGGTATCTCGTCTCGACGGTCAGTCTGCGCAAACTGACCATGGAGACGCTCTCCGAGGCCCTGGACCACCTCAGTGAGGGCGGGGTCGAAGGCGTGGTCGCCATCGCTCCACAGCGGTCCGCGGTGGACGCGCTGAGCGAACTGCGTCATCCGTTCCCCGTGGTGATCGTGGGGGGCGGATCGGGGGTGGAGATCCCGAGCGTCAGCGTGGACCAGCACCTGGGGGCACGCCTGGCGACGGGTCATCTGCTGGCCGCCGGCCACCGCAGCGTCTGGCATCTCGCCGGGCCCGAGGAGTGGCAGGAGGCGGCCGACCGCGCCGCCGGCTGGCGGGCGACCCTCGAAGAGGCGGGCGTGGAACCGCCGATGACGTTGTGCGGTGACTGGAGTCCGCTGTCGGGCTACCGTGCGGGCCAGGAACTGGCCGGCTGGGTGGGCCGGGGGCTGACCGCGGTCTTCGCCGCCAACGACCAGATGGCCCTGGGGGTGTTGCGGGCCCTGCGGGAAGCGGGGGTCCGTACGCCCCAGGACGTGGCGGTGGTCGGCTTCGACGACATCCCGGAGTCGGAGTACTTCGCACCTCCCCTGACCACCGTCCGGCAGGACTTCGCGGCGGTGGGCAGGCGTGGCATCGCACTGCTCCTCGAGTTGATCGAGGGGCATCCGCCGGCCACCGTGCCCCGGATCGCGATCGAACCGCAACTTGTCGTCCGCGCGAGTACGTTCCCTCAGGCTGTTCAATCGGAGGGCGCACCCCGCTGA
- a CDS encoding MarR family winged helix-turn-helix transcriptional regulator — MEVLELIGEVVARFYEDYEEAAAGHSLTGAQARLLSLLSLEPLPMRKLAQKLKCEPSNVTGIVDRLESRGLVERRPDPADRRVKLAAATDEGRAIAKGLRESLRFAREPLAGLAEQERVVLRGLLRRMLAAEGGQPRP; from the coding sequence ATGGAGGTCCTCGAGCTGATCGGCGAGGTCGTGGCGCGCTTCTACGAGGACTACGAGGAGGCCGCCGCCGGTCACTCCCTCACCGGGGCGCAGGCCCGGCTGCTGAGTCTGCTCTCGCTGGAGCCGCTGCCGATGCGCAAGCTGGCCCAGAAGCTGAAGTGCGAGCCGTCCAACGTGACCGGCATCGTCGACCGCCTGGAGTCCCGGGGCCTGGTCGAACGCCGTCCCGACCCGGCCGACCGCCGGGTGAAGCTGGCGGCGGCGACGGACGAGGGCCGCGCCATCGCCAAGGGGCTGCGCGAGTCGCTGCGGTTCGCCCGGGAGCCGCTGGCGGGACTGGCGGAGCAGGAGCGGGTGGTGCTGCGGGGGCTGCTGCGGCGGATGCTGGCAGCGGAGGGCGGCCAGCCCCGGCCTTGA
- a CDS encoding NADP-dependent oxidoreductase: MTDSALPATGREWRLLSRPVGWPKPEDFELAETEIRRPGPGEVLVRNAYVSVDPYMRGRMSSAKSYVAPFELGKAMQGGAVGEVVASQAEGIAVGDHVLHFGGWREYAVFDAKQAVKVDPDAAPLSTYLGVLGMTGLTAYAGLLRTASFKEGDSVFVSGAAGAVGSQVGQIARLKGASRVIGSAGSDDKVKLLVEEYGFDAAFNYKNGPVAQQLRDAAPDGIDVYFDNVGGDHLEAAIGSLNEKGRIAICGMISVYNNTEPAPGPKNLARLIQTRGRIEGLLVGDHYDLQPQFVQEVGAWVRSGELKYRETVVEGIENNLEAFLGVLRGDNTGKMIVKL, encoded by the coding sequence ATGACTGACTCGGCCCTCCCCGCCACCGGCCGCGAATGGCGTCTGCTCAGCCGCCCCGTCGGCTGGCCGAAGCCCGAGGACTTCGAGCTGGCCGAGACGGAGATCCGCCGGCCCGGTCCCGGTGAGGTGCTGGTGCGCAACGCGTATGTGTCCGTCGACCCCTACATGCGCGGCCGCATGAGCAGCGCCAAGTCCTATGTGGCCCCCTTCGAGCTGGGCAAGGCCATGCAGGGCGGTGCGGTCGGTGAGGTCGTCGCCTCCCAGGCCGAGGGCATAGCGGTCGGCGACCACGTGCTGCACTTCGGCGGCTGGCGCGAGTACGCGGTCTTCGACGCCAAGCAGGCCGTCAAGGTCGACCCCGACGCCGCGCCCCTGTCCACCTACCTCGGCGTCCTAGGCATGACCGGCCTCACCGCCTACGCCGGGCTGCTGCGCACCGCCTCCTTCAAGGAGGGCGACTCGGTCTTCGTGTCGGGCGCGGCCGGCGCCGTCGGCAGCCAGGTCGGCCAGATCGCCCGGCTCAAGGGCGCCTCCCGGGTCATCGGCTCGGCCGGCTCCGACGACAAGGTCAAGCTCCTGGTCGAGGAGTACGGCTTCGACGCCGCCTTCAACTACAAGAACGGCCCCGTGGCGCAGCAGCTGCGCGACGCCGCCCCCGACGGGATCGACGTCTACTTCGACAACGTCGGCGGCGATCACCTCGAGGCGGCCATCGGCTCGCTCAACGAGAAGGGCCGCATCGCGATCTGCGGCATGATCTCCGTCTACAACAACACCGAGCCGGCCCCCGGCCCGAAGAACCTCGCCCGACTCATCCAGACCCGCGGCCGCATCGAGGGCCTCCTCGTCGGCGACCACTACGACCTGCAGCCGCAGTTCGTCCAGGAGGTCGGCGCCTGGGTTCGCTCCGGCGAGCTGAAGTACCGCGAGACGGTCGTCGAGGGCATCGAGAACAACCTCGAGGCGTTCCTCGGCGTCCTGCGCGGCGACAACACCGGAAAGATGATCGTCAAGCTCTGA
- a CDS encoding UTRA domain-containing protein: MGGSGWVSTSLPYLTPWDTGRGDAWAAEAAAQGRRGGQRIVHAGETPAPAEIAALLGVEEGDPVVVRRRLILLDDEPSELTDTYYPVAIAGGTRLAGLAKIPGGALTLLAELGHVGVLVREDVTAGMPDEEERRALRTAVEEPVLRLLRLTLDRDDRPIQVDRMVMPALRQRLRYQIRIG, encoded by the coding sequence ATGGGTGGGAGCGGTTGGGTCAGCACGTCGTTGCCGTATCTGACGCCATGGGACACCGGACGGGGCGACGCCTGGGCGGCCGAGGCGGCGGCACAGGGCCGGCGCGGCGGTCAGCGCATCGTGCACGCAGGTGAGACGCCCGCCCCCGCCGAGATCGCGGCGCTGCTCGGCGTCGAGGAGGGCGACCCGGTCGTGGTGCGCCGGCGGCTGATCCTCCTCGACGACGAGCCCAGCGAGCTCACCGACACCTACTACCCGGTGGCCATAGCCGGCGGCACCCGTCTCGCCGGCCTCGCCAAGATCCCCGGCGGCGCCCTCACGCTGCTCGCCGAACTCGGCCACGTCGGCGTCCTCGTCCGGGAGGACGTGACGGCCGGGATGCCCGACGAGGAGGAGCGCCGCGCTCTGCGCACCGCCGTCGAGGAGCCGGTCCTGCGGCTGCTGCGGCTCACGCTCGACCGCGACGACCGGCCGATCCAGGTCGACCGTATGGTGATGCCTGCCCTACGGCAGAGGCTGCGCTACCAGATCAGGATCGGATGA
- a CDS encoding GntR family transcriptional regulator: MTVPKAEPEAVDRRSLHERIAADLRDDIMSGELAPGANLPTTAQLKERFGASSATVQKALRLLKEELLVVGRAGAAVTVRPHRRRTVRPADLARPAAPGTPYRWLTEAAKHGTHARTELLEVAERRPPADVRAALDLPADGAAMLRSQILLVDDEPAELVESYYPLDIARGTPLAERRRIRGGAPALLTELGHPPRLRTDRVCARVPTQHQYQALRLTGSMPVLRTLRVVRGDDGRPVEVTVMVKAGHLYELQYEFTSQEPQEPQEPQEPQEPQEPQEPQGPQGS; the protein is encoded by the coding sequence ATGACCGTGCCCAAGGCAGAACCGGAAGCCGTCGACCGCCGCTCCCTCCATGAGCGCATCGCGGCCGATCTGCGCGACGACATCATGAGCGGAGAGCTCGCCCCCGGCGCCAACCTGCCCACCACCGCCCAGCTGAAGGAACGGTTCGGGGCGTCGAGCGCCACGGTTCAGAAGGCTCTGCGACTCCTCAAGGAGGAGCTCCTGGTGGTCGGCCGCGCGGGCGCCGCCGTCACCGTCCGCCCCCACCGCCGGCGCACGGTCCGGCCCGCCGACCTCGCGCGGCCCGCGGCCCCCGGAACGCCGTACCGCTGGCTCACCGAGGCCGCCAAGCACGGCACGCATGCCCGCACCGAGCTCCTCGAGGTCGCGGAGCGGCGCCCGCCCGCCGACGTCCGTGCCGCCCTGGACCTTCCGGCGGACGGCGCCGCCATGCTGCGCAGCCAGATCCTCCTGGTCGACGACGAGCCGGCCGAGCTGGTCGAGTCCTACTACCCGCTGGACATCGCCCGCGGCACGCCCCTGGCCGAACGCCGCCGGATCAGGGGCGGCGCCCCCGCCCTGCTGACCGAGCTCGGTCACCCGCCCCGGCTGCGCACGGACCGTGTCTGTGCCCGCGTCCCCACCCAGCACCAGTACCAGGCACTCCGGCTGACCGGCAGCATGCCGGTGCTGCGCACCCTGCGCGTCGTCCGCGGCGACGACGGCCGTCCCGTCGAGGTGACCGTCATGGTGAAGGCGGGCCATCTCTACGAGCTGCAGTACGAGTTCACCTCGCAGGAGCCGCAGGAGCCGCAGGAGCCGCAGGAGCCGCAGGAGCCGCAGGAGCCGCAGGAGCCGCAGGGGCCGCAGGGGTCGTAG
- a CDS encoding ABC transporter permease, whose translation MTTSSTTSSRWRALTRHHLFWPVAVLVLLLLVNVPFTPDFFSVKMADGHLYGSLVSIVLFGSPLILVAVGMTVVIATGGIDLSVGAVVAITGALACSYISDQKDQGALSGVLLAMGLGLLAAVVCGLWNGFLVARMGIQPIIATLIIMVAGRGVAQLITDGQIITINSEPYKLIGGGYWLTLPFSIFVVAAVVAVTGALTRRTALGLLVEAVGGNAEASRLVGIRSRRIKILVYMFCALCAGIAGLMISSNTSAADGNNAGLWIELDAILAVVIGGTSLLGGRFSIGGTVVGALVIQTLTTTIYTIGVPTQTNLVFKAAVVIVVCLLQSPKFRDKVFGAKFAARFGAKGGAKPAPTPADPAAATEAAPKMEVS comes from the coding sequence GTGACCACGTCTTCGACCACCTCTTCCCGGTGGCGGGCGCTGACCCGCCACCATCTGTTCTGGCCGGTGGCGGTGCTCGTCCTCCTGCTGCTCGTCAACGTCCCCTTCACGCCCGACTTCTTCTCGGTCAAGATGGCGGACGGCCACCTCTACGGCAGCCTCGTGTCGATCGTGCTGTTCGGGTCGCCGCTCATCCTGGTGGCGGTCGGCATGACGGTGGTCATCGCCACCGGCGGCATCGACCTCTCCGTCGGCGCCGTGGTCGCCATCACCGGAGCGCTGGCCTGCTCCTACATCAGTGACCAGAAAGACCAGGGCGCCCTGTCCGGAGTGCTGCTCGCCATGGGCCTCGGCCTGCTGGCCGCGGTCGTCTGCGGTCTGTGGAACGGCTTCCTCGTGGCCCGGATGGGCATCCAGCCGATCATCGCCACCCTGATCATCATGGTCGCCGGCCGCGGTGTGGCCCAGCTGATCACCGACGGCCAGATCATCACCATCAACAGCGAGCCGTACAAGCTGATCGGCGGCGGCTACTGGCTGACGCTGCCGTTCTCCATCTTCGTGGTGGCCGCGGTCGTGGCCGTCACCGGGGCGCTGACCCGCCGTACGGCGCTCGGCCTGCTGGTGGAGGCGGTCGGCGGCAACGCCGAGGCGTCCCGCCTGGTCGGCATCAGGTCCCGCCGCATCAAGATCCTGGTCTACATGTTCTGCGCCCTCTGCGCGGGCATCGCCGGCCTGATGATCAGCTCCAACACCTCGGCCGCCGACGGCAACAACGCCGGCCTGTGGATCGAACTCGACGCGATCCTCGCCGTGGTGATCGGCGGCACCTCGCTGCTGGGCGGCCGGTTCTCCATCGGCGGCACGGTGGTCGGCGCCCTCGTCATCCAGACGCTGACCACCACGATCTACACCATCGGCGTGCCGACCCAGACCAACCTGGTCTTCAAGGCCGCCGTCGTCATCGTCGTCTGCCTGCTGCAGTCCCCGAAGTTCCGCGACAAGGTCTTCGGCGCGAAGTTCGCCGCCCGGTTCGGCGCGAAGGGCGGCGCCAAGCCGGCCCCGACCCCGGCGGACCCCGCCGCGGCGACCGAGGCCGCTCCCAAGATGGAGGTGTCGTGA
- a CDS encoding serine hydrolase domain-containing protein, which translates to MTRLTRTTKEIRGSVADGFEAVREEFAAFVAEEQPDYEGQLCAYVHGRRVVDLWASGDGSGPDSLYGVYSSTKGAAHLVVALLVQEGTLELDRKVTYYWPEFAAEGKGSLTLRELLAHRAGVVGTDGGFSPQELADDRQLAERLADQRPFWRPGTAFGYHALVIGALTGEVVRRATGRTLQEVYTERVRVPYGLDFFLGLPTAHEPRFRTAQPMTPTAEQRALLDALPGGPHTLASVAFNRHGAQPTDLELLPNDPLIRARGPASVGGVASARGLAGMYAAAISETDGKAPLLKEDTAAEFGQLHSVGYDVVARSHKAYGLGFQATADTWYPFLGAGAFGHSGAGGCQAFADPRSGLAYGYTRRRFAFPGGAAPENDRLAKAAHTAALAHA; encoded by the coding sequence ATGACTCGATTGACTCGGACGACGAAGGAGATCCGCGGCAGCGTCGCCGACGGATTCGAAGCGGTGCGGGAGGAGTTCGCCGCGTTCGTGGCGGAGGAACAGCCTGACTACGAAGGCCAGTTGTGTGCGTATGTGCACGGCCGGCGAGTCGTCGACCTGTGGGCGTCCGGGGACGGCTCGGGACCCGACTCCCTCTACGGCGTCTACTCGTCGACCAAGGGCGCCGCCCATCTGGTGGTCGCGCTGCTGGTCCAGGAGGGCACCCTGGAACTGGACCGCAAAGTCACCTACTACTGGCCGGAGTTCGCCGCCGAGGGCAAGGGGTCGCTGACCCTGCGGGAGCTTCTCGCGCACCGGGCGGGGGTGGTCGGCACGGACGGCGGGTTCTCGCCGCAGGAGCTGGCCGACGACCGGCAGCTCGCCGAACGCCTGGCCGACCAGCGGCCGTTCTGGCGGCCGGGCACCGCCTTCGGCTACCACGCGCTGGTCATCGGGGCGCTCACCGGCGAGGTCGTCCGGCGGGCCACGGGCCGCACCTTGCAGGAGGTGTACACGGAGCGGGTGCGCGTCCCGTACGGGCTGGACTTCTTCCTGGGGCTGCCGACGGCGCACGAACCGCGTTTCCGCACCGCGCAGCCGATGACGCCGACCGCCGAGCAGCGGGCGCTGCTGGACGCCCTGCCCGGCGGCCCGCACACGCTGGCCTCCGTCGCCTTCAACCGGCACGGCGCCCAGCCGACCGACCTCGAGCTGCTGCCCAACGACCCGTTGATCCGGGCCCGGGGGCCGGCCTCGGTGGGCGGGGTGGCGTCGGCGCGTGGCCTGGCCGGCATGTACGCGGCGGCGATCAGCGAGACCGACGGGAAGGCGCCACTGCTGAAGGAGGACACGGCGGCGGAGTTCGGGCAGCTGCACTCGGTGGGCTACGACGTGGTGGCGCGCTCGCACAAGGCGTACGGGCTGGGCTTCCAGGCGACGGCGGACACCTGGTACCCGTTCCTGGGCGCCGGTGCGTTCGGGCACAGCGGGGCGGGCGGCTGCCAGGCCTTCGCGGACCCGCGCAGCGGGCTGGCCTACGGCTACACGCGCCGCCGGTTCGCCTTCCCGGGCGGCGCCGCGCCGGAGAACGACCGGCTGGCGAAGGCGGCGCACACCGCAGCCCTGGCACACGCCTGA